In Triticum aestivum cultivar Chinese Spring chromosome 5B, IWGSC CS RefSeq v2.1, whole genome shotgun sequence, the following proteins share a genomic window:
- the LOC123117143 gene encoding uncharacterized protein, translating into MAGTSGAQISSRRAANRPRALPDPRRPCPSSNIRSHAQSAGRKRKYSVAIDVDPVRDWANIGDGPAGLIAELALASDVADYVRFRAVCGPWRRCSPDPCAGGLDGRFLPRKWIMLDKALAGPRRHRFLNVSTGECIRMDPPELAEHTLLALTPEGLLLLLVEPTLVVRLLNPLTRQLTDLPPVTALLRPGQHRSRQCGSQIGQTINVTGVGLVADASMVAVNFSDPRGLVVAKPGNESWTIVDKEYMNSVLPFAGRFYCANYRGVMVLTTSLDQQPPRLRLVADRSDSFDFSRMADSLHLVDNGGELMLVHRELSLDGEYARSYDAYRVDLEAGVLAPAKGFNGRAVFMGMCRSISVPAEAGYPSVAADTIYLGHDCDPQIQGYNIADGSRCSLIEAVCPRSIVDCLRCCIQGVGK; encoded by the coding sequence ATGGCGGGGACCTCCGGAGCCCAGATCTCCTCCCGGCGGGCGGCTAACCGACCGAGGGCCCTCCCCgatccgcgccgcccctgcccttccTCCAACATCCGATCCCACGCCCAATCAGCTGGACGCAAGCGAAAATACTCGGTGGCCATCGACGTGGATCCCGTCCGTGACTGGGCAAACATCGGGGACGGGCCAGCCGGCCTGATCGCCGAGCTTGCCCTCGCCAGCGACGTGGCCGACTATGTCCGCTTCCGCGCCGTGTGCGGGCCGTGGCGGCGGTGCTCGCCGGACCCGTGCGCCGGTGGCCTGGACGGCCGCTTCCTCCCCCGCAAGTGGATCATGCTTGACAAGGCGCTTGCCGGGCCCCGCCGCCATCGCTTCCTTAACGTGTCTACAGGCGAGTGCATACGCATGGACCCCCCGGAGCTCGCGGAGCACACGTTGCTCGCGCTCACCCCAGAAGGCCTCCTCCTGCTGCTCGTCGAGCCCACCCTGGTCGTCCGCCTGCTTAACCCACTCACGCGGCAGCTCACAGACCTTCCACCGGTGACCGCGCTCCTGAGACCAGGGCAGCATCGGTCCAGGCAATGCGGCTCTCAGATAGGACAAACAATCAATGTGACTGGCGTGGGTCTTGTTGCCGACGCCTCCATGGTGGCAGTCAATTTCTCTGATCCCAGGGGGCTTGTCGTCGCTAAGCCCGGCAATGAGAGTTGGACCATTGTCGACAAGGAATACATGAATTCGGTTTTGCCTTTTGCGGGGCGCTTCTACTGCGCCAACTACAGGGGCGTCATGGTGCTGACGACCAGCTTGGATCAGCAGCCGCCCCGGCTCCGGTTGGTCGCTGACCGGAGCGACTCATTTGATTTCTCCCGGATGGCTGACAGCCTTCACCTGGTGGACAATGGCGGGGAATTGATGCTGGTGCACCGAGAGCTAAGCCTGGACGGCGAGTATGCCAGGAGTTATGATGCTTACAGAGTGGATTTGGAAGCTGGGGTCCTGGCCCCAGCCAAGGGCTTCAATGGGCGCGCCGTGTTCATGGGCATGTGCCGCTCAATTTCTGTACCAGCTGAGGCTGGTTACCCCTCTGTCGCTGCTGATACCATCTACCTGGGACACGATTGTGATCCCCAGATTCAGGGGTACAATATCGCGGATGGGAGCAGATGCAGTCTGATTGAGGCAGTATGTCCGCGTAGTATTGTGGATTGTCTCCGCTGCTGCATCCAGGGAGTCGGCAAGTGA